A stretch of Deinococcus radiopugnans ATCC 19172 DNA encodes these proteins:
- a CDS encoding acyl-CoA dehydrogenase family protein: MIDEFAVHDLLTPDERLIRESVRAYCDAELLPQIAEWWDDGALPVREVMRGFGRMGLLGPTTPEDYGGAGVTYSAYGAMMYELERVDSGLRSAASVQGSLVMYPILSFGSEEQKQKWLPGLASGELIGCFGLTEPDGGSDPGAMRTRARLDGDEYVLNGNKMWITNSPEADVAVVWAKDEVGVIRGFLVPTDSPGFSAPAIKRKMSLRASVTGEIVLEDCRIPAANLLPGSQGLKSPLSCLTSARFGIAWGALGALEVVLQTALDYTGDRTTFGKPIASRQLVQDKLVRMATDHSTGLLLAWRLGTLKDAGRMNFAQVSYAKRNNVRVALGGARLARELLGGNGITTEYPVIRHMLNLETVDTYEGTHDIHTLIVGRHLTGQGALE, encoded by the coding sequence ATGATTGACGAATTTGCTGTCCACGACCTGCTGACCCCCGACGAGCGGCTGATCCGCGAGAGCGTGCGGGCGTACTGCGACGCCGAACTCCTGCCGCAGATCGCCGAATGGTGGGACGACGGCGCCCTGCCGGTGCGCGAGGTGATGCGTGGCTTTGGCCGGATGGGCCTGCTGGGGCCAACCACGCCGGAGGACTACGGCGGGGCGGGCGTGACCTACAGCGCGTACGGCGCGATGATGTACGAGCTGGAACGGGTGGACAGCGGCCTGCGCAGCGCGGCCAGCGTGCAGGGCAGTCTGGTGATGTATCCGATTCTGAGTTTCGGCAGCGAGGAGCAAAAGCAGAAGTGGCTGCCGGGTCTGGCCTCCGGCGAGCTGATCGGCTGTTTTGGCCTGACCGAACCCGACGGCGGCTCGGACCCCGGCGCAATGCGGACCCGGGCGCGGCTGGACGGCGACGAGTACGTCCTGAACGGCAACAAGATGTGGATCACCAACAGTCCCGAGGCCGACGTGGCGGTGGTCTGGGCCAAGGACGAGGTGGGCGTGATTCGCGGCTTTCTGGTGCCCACCGACAGTCCCGGCTTCTCGGCCCCGGCGATCAAGCGCAAGATGAGCCTGCGCGCCAGCGTGACCGGCGAGATCGTGCTGGAGGACTGCCGCATTCCCGCCGCCAACCTGCTGCCCGGCAGCCAGGGCCTCAAAAGCCCGCTGTCGTGCCTGACCAGCGCCCGCTTCGGCATCGCCTGGGGCGCCCTGGGCGCGCTGGAAGTGGTGTTGCAGACGGCGCTGGACTACACCGGCGACCGCACCACCTTCGGCAAGCCCATCGCCTCACGCCAGCTGGTGCAGGACAAGCTGGTTCGCATGGCCACCGACCACAGCACCGGCCTGCTGCTGGCGTGGCGACTGGGGACCCTCAAGGACGCCGGGCGCATGAACTTCGCGCAGGTGAGCTACGCCAAGCGCAACAACGTGCGGGTGGCCCTGGGCGGCGCGCGGCTGGCCCGCGAGCTGCTGGGCGGCAACGGCATCACCACCGAGTACCCGGTGATCCGCCACATGCTGAACCTCGAAACCGTGGACACCTACGAGGGCACGCACGACATCCACACCCTGATCGTGGGCCGCCACCTGACCGGGCAGGGCGCGCTGGAGTAA
- a CDS encoding Ohr family peroxiredoxin yields MTQPGSATPLYTTTASAHGGRAGHVDSEDGQLNVRLAVPSELGGDGGAGSTPEQLFAAALAASFESAMGAVARAERYPEFGVMRVQATVGLRADGDAHDLTAALDITLPGLMQDRAQHLVDRGQDLCAFSRALKGKIEYRLHRA; encoded by the coding sequence ATGACCCAGCCAGGCTCCGCCACTCCCCTTTACACCACCACCGCCTCCGCCCACGGGGGCCGCGCCGGCCACGTGGACAGCGAGGACGGGCAGCTCAATGTTCGCCTGGCCGTGCCGTCCGAACTGGGCGGTGACGGCGGCGCAGGCAGCACCCCTGAACAACTGTTCGCCGCCGCACTGGCCGCCAGTTTCGAGAGCGCGATGGGCGCCGTCGCCCGCGCCGAGCGCTACCCCGAATTTGGCGTGATGAGGGTGCAGGCCACCGTGGGTCTGCGGGCAGACGGCGACGCGCATGATCTGACCGCGGCGCTGGACATCACGCTGCCAGGGCTGATGCAGGACAGGGCGCAGCATCTGGTCGACCGGGGTCAGGACCTCTGCGCCTTCAGCCGGGCCTTGAAGGGAAAGATCGAGTACCGCCTGCACCGCGCGTGA
- a CDS encoding sugar phosphate isomerase/epimerase family protein, which produces MTQPLSVGLQLYTLREQLARDFDGTLDAVAASGITEVELAGEYGGLDGAGLRAALSERGLRATAAHIGGAAWEDDTEGQVAFLHGVGVTRAVYPWFKGEGAQWTALAEQLEALAQQLAAEGISLSYHNHDHELSGTVEGQPILDMLLTRAPSLGLELDTAWVYAAGKDPVSYLRRYADRTALVHLKDLRREDAGWRTVELGAGEVPLTAVVQAVPQGASLFYEQDQADGLASLRSSLAYLKTLG; this is translated from the coding sequence ATGACCCAGCCCCTTTCCGTCGGCCTGCAACTGTATACCCTGCGCGAGCAACTGGCACGGGATTTTGACGGCACCCTGGACGCCGTGGCCGCCAGCGGCATCACCGAGGTCGAGCTGGCCGGCGAGTACGGCGGGCTGGACGGCGCCGGCCTGCGCGCCGCCCTGAGCGAACGGGGCCTGAGGGCCACGGCCGCCCACATCGGCGGGGCCGCGTGGGAGGACGACACCGAGGGACAGGTGGCCTTCCTGCACGGCGTCGGCGTCACGCGGGCGGTGTACCCGTGGTTCAAGGGCGAGGGAGCGCAGTGGACGGCGCTGGCCGAACAGCTTGAGGCACTGGCGCAACAGCTGGCCGCCGAGGGCATCAGCCTCAGTTACCACAACCACGACCACGAGCTGAGCGGCACCGTGGAGGGCCAGCCTATCCTCGACATGCTGCTGACGCGCGCCCCCAGCCTGGGCCTGGAACTGGACACCGCCTGGGTCTACGCCGCCGGGAAAGACCCGGTGAGCTACCTGCGGCGCTACGCAGACCGCACCGCGCTGGTCCACCTGAAGGACCTGCGCCGCGAGGATGCCGGCTGGCGCACGGTGGAATTGGGCGCGGGCGAGGTGCCGCTCACCGCCGTTGTGCAGGCGGTCCCGCAGGGCGCGTCGCTGTTCTACGAGCAGGACCAGGCCGACGGTCTGGCCAGCCTGCGGTCCAGCCTGGCCTACCTGAAGACGCTGGGTTGA
- a CDS encoding class I SAM-dependent methyltransferase, producing MDRDSTLPRDAFRRADETPDEQFYRQPRFVTHIDAGAIAAVTGLYREYFPAGGRILDLMSSWVSHLPPEVPYAEVTGLGLNRAELERNPRLTSWVVQNLNTSPRLPFEDHTYDAAGITVSVDYLTDPVAVLRDLSRVLVPGGPVVISFSNRCFPTKAVAVWHTLDDAGHLQLVRQYLQRAGNWTDMVALDRSPRSARGALTGDPLYAVVGRAQG from the coding sequence ATGGACCGTGATTCAACGCTGCCCCGTGACGCCTTTCGCCGCGCCGACGAGACGCCGGACGAGCAGTTCTACCGCCAGCCGCGCTTCGTGACGCATATCGACGCCGGGGCCATCGCAGCGGTGACCGGGCTGTACCGCGAGTATTTTCCGGCGGGGGGGCGCATTCTCGATCTGATGTCCAGTTGGGTCAGCCACCTGCCGCCTGAAGTGCCCTACGCCGAAGTCACAGGACTGGGTCTAAACCGCGCCGAGCTGGAGCGTAATCCACGGCTGACCTCGTGGGTCGTGCAGAACCTGAACACCTCACCCCGGCTGCCCTTTGAGGACCACACTTACGACGCGGCGGGCATCACGGTTTCGGTGGACTACCTGACCGATCCGGTAGCCGTGCTGCGTGATCTGAGCCGGGTGCTAGTCCCCGGCGGCCCGGTCGTGATCAGCTTCTCCAACCGCTGTTTTCCCACCAAGGCGGTGGCCGTTTGGCACACGCTGGACGACGCCGGTCACCTGCAACTGGTGCGGCAGTACCTCCAACGGGCAGGCAACTGGACTGACATGGTGGCCCTGGACCGCAGTCCCCGTTCGGCGCGGGGGGCACTGACGGGCGATCCACTCTACGCCGTGGTGGGCCGGGCCCAGGGTTGA
- a CDS encoding lysophospholipid acyltransferase family protein: MRLTPPPTPQPGEAVRLRFAPEGRAARLRFALQGRPLVWSALRRAERVSADLNVQERFHLQQEISRQVLGHLGVQLDVRGLENIGPGPYLIAPLHEGIADVLCLLQLPLPMRFVARREIFGWPSVGAAITRLGHLPIDPEHLLGGFRDLWRGTSAILGGGESVVVFPQGTVVGIQADFQRGVFEVARRVGAAILPVALSGTHRIWEHPFAPTLRYGQPVALTVLPPISARTLQTAHLDTLRVQTRQAVKAAALAPGLPPPRFFDPDRDGYWDGFRLVIDPDFSTLAARMERHRAALLTGTA; this comes from the coding sequence GTGCGCTTGACTCCGCCGCCCACGCCTCAGCCGGGCGAAGCGGTGCGGCTGCGGTTCGCGCCGGAAGGACGCGCCGCCCGGCTGAGGTTTGCGCTGCAGGGCCGCCCGCTGGTCTGGAGCGCGCTGCGGCGCGCCGAACGCGTTTCCGCTGATCTGAACGTGCAAGAGAGATTTCACCTTCAGCAGGAGATCAGCCGGCAGGTGCTGGGCCACCTGGGCGTGCAATTGGACGTGCGCGGTCTGGAAAACATCGGCCCAGGACCCTACCTGATCGCCCCGCTGCACGAGGGCATTGCCGATGTGCTGTGCCTGCTGCAGCTGCCCCTGCCGATGCGGTTCGTGGCCCGGCGCGAGATCTTCGGGTGGCCGTCCGTGGGAGCGGCGATCACCCGACTGGGGCACCTGCCGATCGATCCCGAGCATCTTCTGGGCGGCTTCCGGGACCTGTGGCGCGGAACGTCGGCCATCCTGGGCGGCGGCGAGAGCGTCGTGGTGTTTCCTCAGGGCACCGTGGTGGGCATTCAGGCCGACTTCCAGCGCGGCGTGTTCGAGGTGGCGCGGCGCGTGGGCGCCGCCATCCTGCCGGTGGCCCTCAGCGGCACGCACCGCATCTGGGAGCATCCCTTCGCCCCCACCCTGCGGTACGGGCAGCCGGTGGCCCTCACCGTGCTGCCGCCCATCTCTGCGCGGACGCTGCAGACCGCCCACCTGGACACCCTGCGCGTCCAGACCCGCCAGGCCGTGAAAGCAGCGGCCCTGGCCCCGGGCCTGCCGCCGCCCCGGTTTTTCGATCCGGACCGTGACGGTTACTGGGACGGCTTTCGCCTGGTCATCGACCCGGACTTCTCCACGCTGGCGGCCCGCATGGAGCGGCACCGCGCCGCCCTGCTGACGGGAACGGCGTAA
- a CDS encoding aminopeptidase: protein MPDLAFDQRYARLAVQVAVPLQPGQRLLIVSPPETFELAGQIAAAAYDVGAAEVEILYEDPQVLSLKVQRAATAQLQRFSPWTADALTAHARAGQPMLSLHAPQPHTRREQDARAAVAASARNAALEEYGLRRSKVLFNWSVMAVATASWARLLRPELPEADALEWLWQVLARLMRLDAPDPREAWQAHAERLMQRCAALDDLNITELHFEGPGTDLRLGLPEGHQWFGPLVPSAAGLRGIPNMPTEEISTLPHRLQAEGRVRMTRPLVVHGHLIETMDLTFEGGRVTGLHSPSGEALLRALLATDEGAARLGEVALVSEDSRVSREHRTFYSTLIDENASCHLALGRAYPVTLKGGADVEAAEFLARGGNHSQVHLDFMVGSPELDVTALTSDGRRVPVMRGGRWA, encoded by the coding sequence ATGCCAGATCTTGCGTTTGACCAGCGGTACGCCCGGCTGGCCGTTCAGGTGGCTGTGCCGCTGCAGCCAGGGCAACGCCTGCTGATCGTCAGTCCTCCCGAGACCTTCGAACTGGCCGGGCAGATCGCCGCTGCCGCGTACGACGTTGGGGCCGCCGAGGTTGAAATCCTCTACGAGGACCCGCAGGTGCTGAGCCTGAAGGTGCAGCGCGCGGCCACGGCGCAACTCCAGAGGTTTTCTCCATGGACCGCCGACGCCCTGACGGCCCACGCCCGCGCGGGTCAGCCGATGCTCAGCCTGCACGCGCCCCAGCCGCACACGCGCCGGGAGCAAGACGCACGCGCGGCGGTGGCGGCCAGCGCCCGGAACGCCGCGCTGGAGGAATACGGCCTGCGGCGCTCGAAGGTGCTGTTCAACTGGTCCGTGATGGCGGTGGCCACCGCCAGCTGGGCGAGGCTGCTGCGCCCCGAGTTGCCGGAGGCTGACGCGCTCGAGTGGCTGTGGCAGGTGCTGGCCCGGCTGATGCGGCTGGACGCCCCGGATCCGCGGGAGGCCTGGCAGGCCCACGCTGAGCGCCTGATGCAGCGTTGCGCGGCGCTGGACGACCTGAACATCACGGAGCTTCACTTCGAAGGGCCGGGCACCGATCTGCGGCTGGGCCTGCCGGAAGGCCATCAATGGTTCGGGCCGCTGGTGCCGAGCGCCGCGGGCCTGCGGGGCATTCCCAACATGCCCACCGAGGAGATTTCCACGCTGCCGCACCGCCTGCAGGCCGAGGGCCGGGTCCGCATGACCCGCCCCCTGGTGGTGCACGGGCACCTGATCGAGACGATGGACCTGACCTTTGAAGGTGGCCGGGTGACCGGGCTGCACAGTCCTTCGGGGGAGGCCCTGCTGCGCGCCTTGCTGGCCACCGATGAGGGTGCGGCCCGCCTGGGTGAGGTCGCGCTGGTCAGCGAGGACAGCCGGGTGTCACGCGAACACCGGACCTTTTACAGCACCCTGATCGACGAGAACGCCTCGTGTCATCTGGCGCTGGGCCGCGCCTACCCGGTGACGTTAAAGGGCGGTGCGGACGTGGAGGCAGCCGAATTTCTAGCGCGTGGGGGCAACCACAGTCAGGTGCACCTCGACTTCATGGTGGGTTCTCCCGAGCTGGACGTCACGGCATTGACCTCAGATGGGCGGCGCGTTCCGGTGATGCGGGGCGGCCGATGGGCGTGA
- a CDS encoding Gfo/Idh/MocA family protein, with the protein MTHSIGIIGSGNISGAYLKIAQELGLFRVAAITDLDLGRAQAQASAHGSRAVELGELLADPEIVAVVNLTPPGAHAATSLAILNAGKHVYSEKPLAVTRADGQAILTAARARGLRVGCAPDTVLGAGLQTARELLDAGRIGRPVAATAFMLGAGPEGWHPDPGFFYQPGAGPLFDMGPYYLTALVNLLGSVGSVGGSAVSAHAERVIGSGARQGQRVPVRTPTHVTAQLTFAASEASEDAGGPVATFIASFDVQASELPRTEIYGTEGTLSLPDPNTFGGPLRIRRTGERDWETIELTRPFQDNARGIGLADLLAAVDHSTPHRASGELAYHVLDVMQTVLDAAEAGRTLPVDSRAERPAPLDPRPEWLPAGLG; encoded by the coding sequence ATGACACACAGCATCGGCATTATCGGCAGCGGCAACATCAGCGGCGCCTACCTGAAGATCGCCCAGGAGCTGGGACTGTTCCGGGTGGCGGCCATCACCGATCTGGACCTGGGCCGCGCCCAGGCCCAGGCCAGCGCCCACGGCAGCCGCGCGGTGGAGCTCGGCGAACTGCTTGCGGACCCTGAGATCGTGGCGGTGGTGAACCTGACGCCTCCCGGCGCACACGCGGCGACGTCGCTGGCCATTTTGAACGCGGGCAAGCACGTCTACAGCGAAAAGCCGCTGGCGGTCACGCGGGCGGACGGTCAGGCCATCCTGACGGCGGCGCGGGCGCGGGGGCTGCGGGTGGGCTGCGCGCCCGATACCGTTCTGGGCGCGGGGCTGCAAACCGCCCGCGAGCTGCTGGACGCAGGCCGCATTGGCCGCCCGGTGGCCGCCACCGCTTTCATGCTGGGGGCTGGACCGGAAGGCTGGCATCCCGATCCCGGATTTTTCTACCAGCCCGGCGCGGGGCCGCTGTTCGACATGGGTCCGTATTACCTGACCGCGCTGGTCAACCTGCTGGGCAGCGTGGGCAGCGTGGGCGGCAGCGCCGTCAGCGCACACGCCGAGCGCGTGATCGGCAGCGGGGCCAGGCAGGGCCAGCGGGTGCCCGTGCGCACGCCTACCCACGTGACCGCCCAGTTGACCTTTGCGGCCTCGGAGGCAAGTGAGGACGCAGGCGGACCGGTGGCCACCTTCATCGCCAGCTTCGACGTGCAGGCCAGCGAACTGCCGCGCACCGAGATTTACGGCACCGAGGGCACCCTCAGCCTGCCCGATCCCAACACCTTCGGAGGGCCGCTGCGAATCCGCCGGACGGGTGAGCGCGACTGGGAGACCATTGAGCTGACCCGTCCCTTCCAGGACAATGCCCGTGGCATCGGCCTGGCGGACCTGCTGGCGGCGGTGGACCACAGCACCCCCCACCGCGCCAGTGGTGAGCTGGCGTATCACGTGCTGGACGTGATGCAGAC